One region of Drosophila subobscura isolate 14011-0131.10 chromosome J, UCBerk_Dsub_1.0, whole genome shotgun sequence genomic DNA includes:
- the LOC117893187 gene encoding uncharacterized protein LOC117893187 isoform X2 — protein sequence MLLRRLPHSGGKPKNSPCRTMPLQLQLLLLLCLAFVGHVSAQFDRTISEQESKSVVLPCPVNEEKCGKLHSLNWFKGDDRIAAMLLGDSNVTSVNKEFEDRVTVEQNPYRLVIKDLKIGDEDIYLCDTTFFIPEETCDNFNGYRVELRVLENIVPPTEVVILDAKGDRIENGSVVGPMQERQALKATCTVKNTRPQPDVGWFRGTKRLATYSPTHDLNDGLYTSTLELDWQLSREDLAQDIECRVESAAIKSAIVTKFSVDLQVPPKSILIKGVEHHTVQGSKVVLQCDIYGARPAVNLTWYNATATISPEENDLTEIRTKAFEKEDGTYHTQSELVFNATRFENDRVFKCEAENIVLQINREKPISSTKTLEVLYPPVVKVSPPEMVTNTSEIVLLNCEYFANPASLTQVVWYRNGDIVNVNDTDHYQGGNSENVALVIKSTDKEDVGNYSCQLSNAIGKGISEQQIDLDVQYVPLVEVLMIPEGPVKESDESNVTLFCNILEANPSVLTKVRWYANATLLKELPDCEETRDLCHIDPSKLLLESIGRGFFYNYSCEGFNAAGWGPRSEEKELMVHYEPGPATLTHFPPIAVKKKSVIFSCSVDDPGYPESNRYRWLRGGRGPLQDIVTKDWTVEPVGLDSRTNYSCYAYNEGGKGVMATVNLEVHAPPFFIKNLPQYTGVLHSTRNANLTCRIECVPRCEISWQKDGTTIEKNDTRYFIKEKYMDASPATGDFESMLSVLHFNMSNWPNSKFDISADNANYTCVSTGNSVGPGIKSGTYLGIEYAPINTTVANTTVYVQEDTIPGRVICKSYGNPEPSYEWRFKDKIITRGSALIINTPMQRNDNGTYTCLAFNKHGKSTAETVIEVQFKPRCEIERREIDDQDTLICTAFGNPVEADFSWSIKAENETVEYLGSGDEKAFADKSFYVLQEDYAIARTYRCVANNTVGSGAFCEIEVAAGSALFIWWQEQLAWWQRWEKTTLIILVAAILGLLLAVIIICCIIICVCRRRRRQDKYHTEVSISASQSVLSYQPVMPKVGAALPIQDTSASLLPATLSPANHRQHQGQPILAVPGAQTETETENNNEILSTPPPVTRFNGNAPKSPPRWPLRPGVMLHVSSDTKENLAVNRMTLKPHPNTNTSGNGNGNGHGNASVHVNVANASQLSAQLSAVLNESQTNSNSTQLTEVTVVAEAGTGNSHTLGPQTRLKTEAEHLPSTDEAETTPEGAACLENLTDAPAEAAAAAGVSSSSCANASKVERILAFVFKRTKKSSDDGTRDSQRSHVGLLQTFWRGRGGHNESNSSASASSSPFGAQHRLKGIRCSGSVTYKKTPAKSATNETTTNTQAGETTPVKSPSSSVPSRASVTFQAPSLDKETDQGKTTTTKTTGTEVIPTQGAHSSLQQVVAGVPATSSLLQQQTTTSPQGRSGRTPPPRPPPPTLPLRPPPGPGRGRTLGHPQRALSRGSPFSGIPIRVSSSTEQGTSSTLPPMAKRSILVSSPHNKVEHVQIHDKSSSLGEPLTEPGEYENLPFHGLQTAPNKFSTTPTNFNNNTNVVRVAPRPKRLNGSISQPSNSQQQQQHHQTLQHPHPHQQQHYCDLQQQQQQQHYQHQKPGQQYNTMHHLTAPHGQGLESGTHQVQYNLSNCFPKSYTEYYQQHQQHQQLQQKQQLPTATTQQQQQKFSTNSSSNVQLLNAIEHDYQPTYAVVERIPAPPPPPVASSALLNTNPFLAASNFRKYDAAGEELHGSMQRGKKSKGVGGDMDKKFYSLKFPGGGGKIKKPAGYNGNISTPLGTTTSPTSAMDPAMASKCKRHHSFAGNSHSDIDSGGKPMRLYDPPVYENVVEKCTGHDAARDMDMDMGGGSSSLHTNPNPNLATVQLHTHSGAGAGGAGGGGTAVVQQKKKHHHRHHQQKNDPGGGGSGAEFQLMEPERLSIYRSDSGISNSSYESQLPSGLSQQQQHPHHRPSKAAHKSGAVAGANAGASGGLCRKTVYINMEGQCAGLMHADSPTHVHSSYESASSNSHGVALAADPTTLSSCTSLYSSGTSGTAASLRYPRHQHNNQHNQQAMANEITTPEDFEQYQLGHHPTHSASTLSVASSLNATGRGKCKTGGPPSQYNAHETNKTLATNPFLANKRNNSGGGIGGSGCLGNKKLRRQTISDPYAYIKRRQWQYDGHADYDVDSSVTHSQHTEAPNAHGDSCPTKSATVESAATSATCQQQIGNSNASISHIKIGNASASGEHQEQLLMPNELLLQASRLGSFTTVENLRYVPPLNPVMRPLADGGAYDCLVVRRPIRLPLRKHHTFHFQSNQTANGRLQQLRQQLQHQQREREQLEQDLGSSLMYRPFALNERHAFKPISPTPAMAAATAEDANVEESKACPLVPPSGATGQLNPAASLEALELLTKTHPDYMFPRSSYPQKSEPTTTTEEAIELSAHPTSSAPEMVEEDEDLGYSFCEEEYMVDNDNDSLKTTTAPTNTPVRSSNQESAIANATAGALKYFMTQSYREVHI from the exons ATCGCACCATCAGTGAACAGGAGAGCAAATCTGTGGTCCTGCCCTGTCCCGTGAATGAGGAGAAATGCGGCAAGTTGCATTCATTGAACTGGTTCAAAGGCGACGATCGCATTGCTGCCATGCTGCTCGGCGATAGCAATGTGACGAGTGTGAATAAAGAATTTGAGGATAG AGTGACTGTTGAACAAAATCCATACAGACTAGTTATTAAGGACTTGAAAATAGGTGATGAGGATATTTATCTATGTGATACAACATTTTTTATACCAGAAGAAACGTGTGATAACTTCAATGGCTATCGAGTGGAATTGAGAGTCTTAG AAAACATTG TGCCACCCACTGAGGTTGTGATTTTGGATGCAAAGGGCGATCGCATCGAGAACGGCAGCGTGGTGGGTCCCATGCAGGAGCGCCAGGCCCTGAAGGCCACATGTACCGTGAAGAATACCCGACCACAGCCTGATGTCGGCTGGTTTCGCGGCACGAAGCGACTGGCAACAT ACTCTCCCACTCATGATTTGAACGATGGCCTCTACACTTCGACACTGGAGCTGGATTGGCAATTATCCCGTGAGGATCTGGCACAGGACATTGAATGCCGCGTGGAGTCCGCAGCGATAAAGTCGGCGATTGTTACCAAGTTTAGCGTGGACTTGCAAG TGCCGCCAAAGAGCATACTCATCAAGGGCGTGGAACACCATACGGTTCAGGGCAGCAAAGTAGTGCTACAATGTGAC ATTTACGGTGCACGCCCGGCTGTTAACCTCACCTGGTACAATGCAACAGCGACCATAAGTCCCGAGGAGAATGATTTAACTGAGATACGCACCAAAGCG TTTGAGAAGGAGGATGGCACCTATCACACACAATCGGAGCTCGTCTTTAATGCCACTCGCTTTGAGAATGATCGCGTCTTCAAGTGTGAGGCCGAGAATATTGTGCTACAAATCAACAGGGAGAAACCAATATCATCGACCAAAACATTGGAAGTGTTGT ATCCGCCCGTTGTCAAGGTCAGTCCACCGGAAATGGTCACAAATACCAGCGAAATTGTGCTCCTGAATTGTGAATACTTCGCCAATCCTGCCTCTTTAACCCAAGTTGTGTG GTATCGCAATGGCGACATTGTCAATGTCAATGATACGGATCACTATCAGGGGGGTAATTCGGAGAATGTGGCGCTGGTCATCAAGTCCACCGATAAGGAGGATGTTGGCAACTACTCCTGTCAGCTGTCGAATGCGATTGGCAAAGGCATATCGGAGCAGCAAATTGATCTGGATGTGCAGT ATGTGCCCCTTGTGGAGGTGCTAATGATACCCGAGGGACCTGTCAAGGAGAGCGACGAGTCGAATGTCACCCTCTTTTGCAATATCCTAGAGGCAAATCCTTCGGTGCTCACAAAGGTGCGCTGGTACGCCAATGCCACGCTGCTCAAGGAGCTGCCCGACTGCGAGGAGACTCGA GATCTCTGCCACATTGATCCCAGCAAACTGCTGTTGGAGAGCATTGGACGTGGATTTTTCTACAATTACTCCTGCGAGGGCTTcaatgctgctggctggggtCCACGCAGCGAAGAGAAGGAGCTAATG GTACATTATGAGCCCGGACCTGCCACGCTGACCCACTTCCCACCGATTGCTGTGAAAAAGAAGAGCGTCATCTTCTCGTGCTCTGTGGACGATCCGGGCTATCCGGAATCGAATAG ATATCGTTGGCTGCGCGGCGGTCGCGGTCCGCTGCAGGACATTGTCACCAAGGACTGGACGGTGGAGCCAGTTGGCCTGGACAGCCGCACCAACTATTCCTGCTATGCGTACAACGAGGGCGGCAAGGGCGTAATGGCCACAGTCAATTTGGAGGTGCATGCACCGCCATTTTTCATCAAGAACCTGCCACAGTATACGGGTGTGCTGCATTCCACCCGCAATGCGAATCTAACCTGTCGCATCGAGTGCGTGCCACGCTGTGAGATATCCTGGCAGAAGGACGGCACCACCATCGAGAAGAACGATACCCGCTACTTTATCAAGGAGAAGTATATGGATGCCTCCCCAGCAACCGGTGACTTTGAGAGCATGCTATCAGTGTTG CACTTTAACATGTCAAATTGGCCAAATTCGAAATTCGATATCTCGGCAGATAATGCCAACTACACGTGCGTCTCAACGGGCAATTCCGTGGGGCCTGGCATCAAGAGTGGCACCTATTTGGGCATTGAAT ATGCGCCCATCAATACAACCGTTGCAAACACGACTGTCTATGTGCAGGAAGATACCATACCGGGACGGGTTATCTGCAAATCATATGGCAATCCAG AACCCTCTTATGAGTGGCGTTTCAAGGACAAAATAATTACCAGAGGCAGCGCTTTGATCATCAATACTCCCATGCAACGCAACGACAATGGCACCTACACCTGTCTGGCCTTCAACAAACATGGCAAGAGCACAGCCGAAACAGTCATCGAAGTGCAGT TCAAGCCGCGCTGTGAAATCGAGCGACGTGAGATCGACGATCAGGATACACTGATTTGCACAGCATTCGGAAACCCCGTGGAG GCTGATTTTTCATGGTCAATCAAGGCGGAGAATGAAACTGTGGAATATTTGGGCAGCGGCGATGAGAAAGCATTCGCGGACAAGAGTTTCTATGTGCTGCAGGAGGACTATGCCATTGCCAGGACCTACAGATGTGTGGCCAATAATACTGTTGGATCGGGTGCATTCTGTGAAATTGAAGTTGCTG CTGGTTCAGCGCTTTTTATTTGGTGGCAAG AACAATTGGCCTGGTGGCAGCGTTGGGAGAAGACGACACTCATCATACTGGTTGCAGCCATtttgggactgctgctggccgtcaTTATCATTTGCTGCATAATCATATGCGTCTGCCGTCGCCGCCGGCGCCAAGATAAAT ATCACACGGAAGTATCCATAAGCGCCAGCCAAAG tGTGCTGTCGTATCAGCCAGTGATGCCGAAAGTGGGCGCGGCACTGCCTATACAGGATACATCGGCTAGTTTATTGCCAGCCACCCTATCGCCGGCGAATCATCGGCAACATCAGGGCCAGCCAATATTGGCAGTGCCGGGGGcccaaaccgaaaccgaaaccgagaATAACAATGAGATCTTATCCACACCCCCACCTGTCACGCGCTTCAATGGCAATGCACCAAAATCCCCACCACGCTGGCCACTTCGTCCGGGTGTAATGCTCCACGTGAGCAGCGATACCAAGGAGAATCTGGCTGTGAATCGAATGACACTGAAGCCCCAtccaaatacaaatacgagtgggaatgggaatgggaatgggcatgggaatgcgAGTGTGCATGTGAATGTGGCGAATGCAAGTCAGTTGTCGGCACAATTGAGTGCCGTGTTGAACGAGAGCCAGACTAACTCCAACAGCACACAGCTAACTGAGGTGACGGTGGTTGCGGAAGCCGGAACGGGCAACAGCCACACTTTGGGGCCACAGACGAGATTGAAGACTGAGGCGGAACATTTACCATCAACAGATGAGGCAGAGACGACTCCAGAgggagctgcctgcctggagAACCTAACAGATgcaccagcagaagcagcagcagcagcaggagtgtCGTCCTCGTCCTGTGCGAATGCCAGCAAAGTGGAGCGCATTCTGGCATTTGTCTTTAAGCGGACTAAGAAGTCATCGGATGATGGCACTCGGGATAGCCAGCGTAGCCATGTGGGCCTATTGCAGACCTTTTGGCGTGGACGTGGTGGCCATAACGAAAGCAActcctctgcctccgcctcatCCTCCCCATTCGGAGCACAGCATAGACTCAAGGGAATacgttgcagtggcagtg TCACCTATAAAAAGACGCCCGCTAAATCAGCCACTAATGAAacaaccacaaacacacaagcagGCGAAACGACACCAGTGAAAAGTCCTTCCAGCAGTGTCCCATCACGTGCCTCTGTGACATTTCAAGCGCCTTCATTAGACAAGGAAACCGATCAggggaaaacaacaacaaccaaaacaacagGAACAGAAGTAATTCCCACACAGGGAGCCCATTCTTCATTACAACAAGTCGTCGCTGGCGTGCCGGCGACCTCGTCGCTCCTTCAGCAACAGACAACAACATCACCACAGGGTCGGAGTGGTCGAACGCCACCGCCACGACCACCGCCACCCACATTGCCACTGAGGCCACCACCAGGCCCAGGCCGAGGCCGAACCCTTGGCCACCCACAGAGGGCACTGTCGAGAGGCAGTCCGTTCAGCGGAATTCCAATCAGAGTCAGTTCCAGCACGGAGCAGGGCACCTCCAGCACCCTGCCACCAATGGCCAAACGAAGCATATTGGTCTCCTCCCCCCACAACAAGGTCGAACACGTCCAAA TACACGACAAGTCGTCTTCACTGGGGGAACCATTGACGGAACCTGGCGAGTATGAGAATCTACCGTTTCATGGTCTGCAAACGGCACCTAACAAG TTCTCTACTACCCCCACAAATTTTAATAACAACACAAATGTGGTGCGCGTCGCTCCACGACCCAAGAGACTCAATGGAAGTATCAGTCAGCCGTcgaacagccagcagcagcagcaacatcaccaGACTCTGCAACATCCTCAtccacaccagcagcaacattacTGCGacctgcaacaacagcagcagcagcagcactatcAGCACCAGAAACCTGGACAACAATACAATACCATGCACCACCTGACAGCCCCACATGGCCAGGGCCTGGAGTCGGGCACACATCAAGTGCAATATAATTTGAGCAACTGCTTCCCCAAGAGCTACACCGAGTactaccagcagcatcagcagcaccaacagctccaacagaagcaacaactaccaacagcaacgactcagcagcagcagcaaaagttcaGCACCAATTCGTCGTCGAATGTGCAGCTGCTGAATGCCATCGAGCACGACTATCAGCCCACCTATGCGGTGGTGGAGCGCATCccggcaccaccgccaccgcccgtTGCCAGCTCGGCGCTGCTCAATACGAATCCCTTTCTGGCGGCCAGCAACTTCCGCAAGTACGATGCAGCGGGGGAGGAGCTGCACGGGAGCATGCAGCGCGGCAAGAAGAGCAAGGGAGTTGGCGGGGACATGGACAAAAAGTTTTACTCGCTAAAGTTCCCGGGAGGCGGCGGAAAGATCAAGAAGCCGGCAGGGTACAATGGGAATATTAGCACTCCACTGGGCACGACCACGTCCCCCACCTCGGCCATGGACCCAGCGATGGCGTCAAAGTGCAAGAGACATCATTCCTTTGCTGGCAATAGCCATAGCGATATTGACTCCGGTGGCAAGCCCATGCGCCTCTATGATCCGCCCGTCTACGAGAATGTAGTGGAGAAGTGCACTGGCCACGATGCGGCcagggacatggacatggacatgggcggcggcagcagcagccttcaCACCAATCCGAATCCAAATCTGGCCACTGTGCAGCTGCACACGCACTCTGGTGCAGGAGCAGGTGGAGCAGGTGGTGGGGGAACTGCTGTCGtccagcaaaagaaaaaacatcaCCATCGCCATCACCAGCAAAAAAATGATCCAGGAGGTGGAGGAAGTGGCGCCGAGTTCCAGCTAATGGAGCCCGAACGCCTGAGCATTTACCGCAGCGATTCGGGCATCTCGAACAGCTCCTACGAGTCGCAACTGCCATCGGGCttgtcccagcagcagcagcacccccaCCATCGCCCATCAAAGGCCGCCCACAAATCAGGGGCAGTGGCTGGCGCAAATGCCGGCGCATCTGGCGGACTGTGTCGGAAGACGGTCTACATAAATATGGAAGGACAGTGTGCGGGATTGATGCATGCAGACTCCCCAACACATGTGCACTCGTCCTACGAGTCCGCCTCGTCCAACAGTCATGGCGTGGCCCTCGCCGCGGATCCGACAACGCTCTCATCCTGCACCTCGCTGtacagcagcggcaccagcggCACAGCCGCCTCCCTCCGCTATCCCCGTCACCAGCACAACAATCAGCACAATCAGCAGGCCATGGCCAATGAAATCACGACGCCCGAAGACTTTGAACAGTACCAACTGGGCCACCATCCGACGCACTCGGCCTCCACGCTCTCAGTGGCCAGCAGTCTCAATGCCACCGGAAGGGGCAAATGTAAAACAGGGGGGCCACCAAGCCAGTACAATGCTCACGAG ACCAACAAAACGCTGGCCACTAATCCATTTCTAGCCAATAAACGGAACAACAGCGGCGGGGGCAtcggcggcagtggctgcctCGGGAACAAGAAACTACGACGGCAAACCATCAGCGACCCCTACGCATATATCAAACGGCGTCAGTGGCAGTACGATGGGCATGCCGACTATGATGTCGACTCCTCTGTTACCCACAGCCAACATACAGAAGCCCCTAATGCCCACGGTGATAGCTGCCCCACCAAATCTGCGACAGTTGAATCAGCAGCAACGTCAGCAACATGCCAACAGCAaattggcaacagcaacgcgaGCATTAGCCACATCAAGATCGggaatgccagtgccagtggagAACATCAAGAACAATTGCTAATGCCAAAtgaattgctgctgcaggcatCCCGATTGGGTTCCTTCACCACCGTCGAGAATTTGAGATATGTACCGCCGTTGAATCCGGTCATGCGGCCCCTGGCGGATGGCGGGGCCTACGACTGTCTGGTGGTGCGACGGCCAATACGTCTGCCACTGCGTAAGCACCACACCTTCCATTTTCAGAGCAACCAGACGGCCAACGGCAGGCTGCAACAGCTGcgacagcaactgcagcatcagcagcgtgagagggagcagctggagcaggattTGGGCTCCTCTCTGATGTATCGTCCATTTGCTCTGAATGAGCGGCATGCCTTTAAGCCAATTTCACCAACTCCAGCcatggcagctgccacagcagaggATGCAAATGTAGAAGAGTCGAAGGCATGCCCGTTGGTGCCACCCTCTGGTGCAACTGGACAACTAAATCCCGCCGCCTCATTAGAGGCATTAGAGCTTCTAACTAAAACGCATCCAGACTATATGTTTCCACGGTCAAGCTACCCACAGAAGAGCgagcccaccaccaccacggaGGAGGCAATAGAATTATCTGCACACCCAACATCATCGGCACCAGAGATGGTGGAGGAAGACGAAGATCTGGGCTATAGCTTCTGCGAGGAGGAGTACATGGTGGACAATGATAACGATAGTCTGAAGACAACTACAGCACCGACGAATACGCCAGTTCGTAGCTCAAATCAGGAATCGGCGATTGCCAATGCCACTGCAGGTGCTCTGAAATACTTTATGACCCAAAGCTATCGTGAAGTTCACATTTAG